TCTTGCTCGAAGATCGCCTGCACTTGGCTCACCACGGTCGGGTCGGTGATACGCAGCCCGGTTTCGTGGATATGTTCCAGCGAACGCCAATCAAAATTCTGGCTGCCGACAAATGCCTGCTTGCCATCCACCACCAGGTATTTGGCGTGGATGATTCCGCCGCTTACCCGCGCGTAGGGCAGCACGCGAAAGGTCAGGTTGGGGATTTTCCGCAGGCGTTCCAGAGTGGACGCTTCCGACAACCGGATGCCTTTTTCTTCCAGCAGAAAACGAATCTCCACACCGCGTTTACCGGCGGCTTCCAGGCGTTCGATCACGCGGTCCATCACCGAGCCTGGGTGATCGGCGGCGTAGAACTGGCCAATGTCGATGCTGTTTTTTGCGCCATCAAACAGCTCGCTCCACACCGGGCCGGGCTGGCGCAAGTCGTCGGTGCCGAGGGCGGTGTCCACCGGCACGGTGTGCACCAATTCAAACCCCGGAATCGAAAAGTCCGCCTGGGCCAGCGGACTCATGAGCAAACCTGCCAGGCCTGCGATGCGCAATTTCAAGGAAATGGACATAGGAATTCCCATCACAAAAGAAAGCGGGCGCATTGCGCGCCCGCTGTTGCGTTTACGCCGTGCGGCTGTGCAGCGGCGTTGGCACCAGGTGTGGCACTTCACTCTGTACGCGGGCGCCGGTGGCCGCGCGGATCAGCAGGATTTTCAACTGGTCGTTGATGCGCTCCAGGCTGTCCTGGAAGAAGTTGTGGAACACCACGCAGAACAGCGCGATGGCGATCCCCAGGCCGGTGGCGAACAAGGCCGTGCCGATGCCACCGGAAATCTGCCCTGGGTCGGACACACCCGCCGTGGCCAGCGCCTTGAAGGTGTCGATGATGCCGAGGATGGTGCCCAGCAAACCCAACAGCGGCGCGGCGGTGGTGATGGTTTCGATAATCCACAGGCTGCGGGCCAGGGGGGCGCGGGTGGTCAGGTACTGGGTTTCGATCACGTCATCCAGGTCCTTGCGCGAACCTTGTGAGGCTTTCTGTGCCAGCACTGGCAACACCATGCTCAGCGGCAGGCTGTCACGGCGGGTCAGGCTTTCCGGCAGGTCGCGTTCGCTGTGTACATTGGCGCCGAGCACCTCGGTCAGCGCGCGGGCTTGGCGGCGTACGTAGGCGAAGTAAATCCCGCGCTCGATGGTGATAAAGATCGCGATAGCCATCGCGGCATACATCACATAAAAGGTGATGTCGTGGAGCAGGTTCATGTCCATGTTCATTTACCTCGCAATTAGAAGTTGGCTTCCAGGGAGACCGTCACGGTACGTTCCAGGCCTACGATGTAGGCCGGGTCGCCGTCGCGGAAACCGCTGTAGCTGGCCGCGTTGGTCTTGGTGGTGTACACGCCGTCCAGGTATTTCTTGTCGAACAGGTTGTCGACGTTCAGGCGCAGGGTCGCGTCCTTGACCACCTTCTTGTCCACCGGCAGGTAGATACCCGCGCCGGCGTTGAACACGGTGCGGCCGGAGATGGCTTCGTCATTGGTCAGGTCGCCGTAGAGCTTGCTGGTGTACTTGCCGCCGAAGGTGCCGTAGAAGCGGCCGTCGTCGTAGCCGATGTTGGCGGCCAGCATGTTTTTCGGCACGTTGGCGAACTGCTTGCCGCTGGTCGGCAACAGGATGGCTTTGCCGGCGTTGTACACGGTCAGGTCGTCTTGCTGCTCGGCCTTGGTGTAGGTGTAGGAGGTGTAGTAGTTGAAGTGATTGGGCAGCAGGCCGCTCCACTCCAGCTCCAGGCCGCTGTTGTTGACGGAGCCGGCGTTGATGTCGGCGAAGTCGCCGTTGATGTCGCGCGACGACACCTGGCGATCCTTGAACTGCATGTAGAACAAGGTGGCGGCGACGGTCATGTCTTCATCGGTGTAGCGCCAGCCCAACTCGTGGTTCCAACTGGTTTCCGGCTTGGAATCGATGGAGCCGACGCCCTTGTCGTACAGCACATAGTTCTGCGGGATGCGCATGTTGCGCGACAGGCTGTAGAACAACTGATCGCGTTCATCCAACTGGTATTTCAGGCCGGCGTTGGGCAGCAGTTTGTTGTAGGTCTGGTTACGTTTTTCCGGCTGCTCGGTGAGGCTGCCGTGGTTGGTGCCGTCACGCTTGACGTTCATGTAGGCCAGGCCGGCGATCAGGGTCCAGTCCGAGTTGATGTACCAGGTGTCCTGGGCCCAGACCTTTTGCGCCGGGGTGATGGTGAAGCGGTCGCGACCCTGGATGGTGTTGCCATTGGCATCAACCACCGCGTCGTTGGAGTCCGGCCAGGTGTCGACCGGCTTGCCACTGGCCTTGAGCGGAATGAACGGCTGGGTCTGGCTTTGACGTGCGCGCTCGTACCAGTAGCCGACTTGCAGGCTGTGATCGCCCAGGTCCCAGTTGAGTTTGGTGGTGATGCCCGGACGCCAGGTCTGGGTGCGCGAAGGGCGGTAGTACACACCGTTGTTCGGGGTGCCGTCGGCGTTGTATTGGGCACCGGTCGGCAGGTTGCCCAGGTCGAACACGCCGCCTTGGTTGGAGCCGCGGTTCAGCGCATAGCTGGACGAGCCCACGCCGCTGCCGTTACCCCAGTAGTAATACGGGATCACCGACAGCGCGAGGTTGTCCGCCAGTTTGAACTGGGTGTTGAGCACGGCGGTGAATGTCTGGAACGGGTTCTGCGCCAGGGCGTAGTAGCTGTTGTACTTGCCGTTGCTGCCCACGGTCGGCGTGGCCGGGTAGGGGTCGTACTTGCGACCGTTCTGCTGGTACTGGGCCTTGGTCAGCTGGCTGTAGCTATTGTTGTCCTGCTCGTGGTACTTGAGGATTAGGTTGGCGGTGTTGCCATCGCCGGCGTCGAAGAAGCTGTTCCATTCGACCTTGTCCGCGCGCACGGCGCCCGAACCGCGCCACATCTGGCCTTCGGTGTGGGAGGCCGACAACCAGTTGCTCAGGCCATTGATCTCGCCGGTGTTGAGGCGAGCAAAGGTCTTGCGCGTGGCGTTGCTGCCCATCACCTGTTTGACGAACGCCCCGGTTTCCTTGGTCGGGCGAATGGTCACGATGCCGATGTTGCCGCCGCTGGAGCCGATGTGCGGGCCGTCGGCCTCCGACGAGCCCTGGGTGACGAAGATCTGCTCGATGTTTTCCGGGTCGCCCAGTAGGTTGGAGTACAGCGCGTAGTTGCCGGAGTCGTTGATCGGCATGCCGTCCACCGACATGCCCACCTGGTCGGAGTTGAGCCCGCGCATGGTGAAGCGAAAGCCGGACAGGCCGGTGTTGTCTTCGCTGGAAATGTTCAAGCCTGGTGTGTACTTGAGCTTGTCCACGGCGTTGCCGGTGGCGGTCTGTTTATCCAGCGCTTCCTTGGTCACGGTGGAGCGGCCCTTGATGCTTTCTTCCTGCACCATGTAGCCGCCACCTGCCGTGGCCTTGCCCTGAACCCCAATCGTCCCGACGTCGCTGTTGCTGGTGTCGGCCATGACCATTCCATGGCCCATGCTTGCGGCAACGAGTGCCAGATGAATCCGTGTGAACCTCATCTCTGTCGTCCTGGTGTCGGGTGCTTATTGCACGCTGTAGTTGAAGGTGGCGGTGAAGCGCTGCTCATTGCGGCCCCCGAAGGCTTGCTCGGGGAACGGCTTGACTTGCTTGATACGACGCAAGCTGTTGGTGGCGGCCCGGTTGAGCAACATGCTCGAGGCCTGGGTCTGCAAACCGGAGTCGAGAACCCGACCCTGGCGATCGACCAGCAACCAGACCACCACTTCGCCGGTGGGGCGTTCGAGAGAGGCCTGGCGTCCGGTGGGGTACTGCTTGTAGGTATCCAGCTCGTTGCGCAAACCCTTGAGGTAACCGCCTTCCAGCGCTTGGCCGTCGACCTTGGGGGGCGCGGGCGGCGCGGGTGTCGGCGCGGCCTGGGCCACGGGCGCCGGTGCCGGTTTGGCGGCGACCGGTGGGGGTGTCGGGGTGGGCGTTGGCTTGGCGATCACGGGCTTGGGCACAGGTTTTGGCTTGGGCTCAGGCTTGGGTTTTGGCAGCGGTTTTGGCGGCGGCGGTGGCGGGGCGGGTTCGGCCTCTTCATCCTCGATCACCGGCGGTGGCGGCTCTTGTTCCACCACCGGCTCGGGGATCACTTCTGGCTCCGGCTCGACCAACGCCAACTCGACCGCCGACTCGTCGTACACCGGCTCGACCTTCAAGGTCTGGGACTGGATACCCAGTGCAATCAGCACCAGGGCGATCAGGGCCGGGACACTGCCCAGCAGCTGACGCGCACGAAACAATACGTACATGATCAGGACTTACGCGTGGCAATGGACACGGAGGTAAAGCCACCCAGACGCAGGGTGTCCATCACCTCCACCAGGCGCGAAACTTCTACGCCTTTGTCGCTGTTGACGATGATGGTCGACTTGGTGTCAGGCTTTTGCGCCGCTTTCAGCGCCGGCACCAACGCGTCGACCGTGAGGTCCTTGCCATCCAGTTGCAGCTGGCCTTCCAGGCCCAGTGTCAGGATGAATTTGTTCTGTGGTTTGAGCTGCTGCGAACTGCTGGCGCTGGGCAGTTGCGTCTTCATGCCGAGGGCCGGAATCACGTTCAGGCTCACGAGTACGAAAAACACCAGGAGGAACATCATCACGTCGATCATCGGAATCAGTTCGATGTGCGCCTTGCGTTTTTTCGGTTCGTCCCAGGTTCTCATTCCGCTACCCCGTTATTGAATTAGGGGCGACACGCTAACAACCAAAAATGACCGATTGGTTAACTTTAATTGACGTTTTGAGGGCTCTAGGACAAGTCTTTCAGACAATTCTCAAGACATTTTTGTGACGTAACAGAATTGACATGCACCAGGGGCATTCTCAAAAACTTTACATCGAGGGCCCCTGGAAATGAGCCGTGAACTGCCACAGATATCCACGCCGCGACTGTTAATGCGCGCACTGGAAAACCACCAGGCCGAGACGTTGTGCACCCTCGCCAACGGCCCGAAAATCGCTGACAACACAGCGAGTATTCCTTCGCCTTACACCCTCGAAGTCGCGCAGGATTTCATCGCTGGCATGCCGGAGAAATTTCGCTCGGCCCACCTGTTGAGCCTGGGCATGCATCGGCGTGACAGCGGCGAGTTGATCGGCATCGTCAGCCTGCGCATCAAACCGGATCACCTCTACGGACACTTGGGCGGCTGGGTGGCGGCGGACGCGCGCAACCAGGGCTACGCGGCAGAAGCGGCGCGTGCACTGATGGACTACGGCTTTGCCGAACTCGGCCTGCATCGCGTGGGCAGCCAGTGTTTCAGTCGCAACAAAGAGTCGGCACGGGTCATGGAGAAAATCGGTCTGCAGTACGAAGGCTGCCTGCGCGGGGCGTTCTTCAAGAACGGCGTGCATGAAGACATGCTGGTGTTCGCCACGCTGCGAGAGGATTGGGAGTTTCGGCTGTGAGTGGCGAGGTTGATCATGGCCGACGCCGGGTGCTTGCCGGGCTGGCGGTTGCCACCACGTTTTCGATCCTCAGTCCGTTTGCGCGCAGTGCCGGCGTGGATTATCCGTTCACCCTCGGCGTGGCTTCCGGGGACCCGTTGCCCGATGGGTTTGTGATCTGGACGCGCCTGGCGCCGTTGTTCAATGCCGTGGATGGCCGGGGCGGCTTG
The genomic region above belongs to Pseudomonas azotoformans and contains:
- a CDS encoding MotA/TolQ/ExbB proton channel family protein gives rise to the protein MDMNLLHDITFYVMYAAMAIAIFITIERGIYFAYVRRQARALTEVLGANVHSERDLPESLTRRDSLPLSMVLPVLAQKASQGSRKDLDDVIETQYLTTRAPLARSLWIIETITTAAPLLGLLGTILGIIDTFKALATAGVSDPGQISGGIGTALFATGLGIAIALFCVVFHNFFQDSLERINDQLKILLIRAATGARVQSEVPHLVPTPLHSRTA
- a CDS encoding TonB-dependent receptor gives rise to the protein MRFTRIHLALVAASMGHGMVMADTSNSDVGTIGVQGKATAGGGYMVQEESIKGRSTVTKEALDKQTATGNAVDKLKYTPGLNISSEDNTGLSGFRFTMRGLNSDQVGMSVDGMPINDSGNYALYSNLLGDPENIEQIFVTQGSSEADGPHIGSSGGNIGIVTIRPTKETGAFVKQVMGSNATRKTFARLNTGEINGLSNWLSASHTEGQMWRGSGAVRADKVEWNSFFDAGDGNTANLILKYHEQDNNSYSQLTKAQYQQNGRKYDPYPATPTVGSNGKYNSYYALAQNPFQTFTAVLNTQFKLADNLALSVIPYYYWGNGSGVGSSSYALNRGSNQGGVFDLGNLPTGAQYNADGTPNNGVYYRPSRTQTWRPGITTKLNWDLGDHSLQVGYWYERARQSQTQPFIPLKASGKPVDTWPDSNDAVVDANGNTIQGRDRFTITPAQKVWAQDTWYINSDWTLIAGLAYMNVKRDGTNHGSLTEQPEKRNQTYNKLLPNAGLKYQLDERDQLFYSLSRNMRIPQNYVLYDKGVGSIDSKPETSWNHELGWRYTDEDMTVAATLFYMQFKDRQVSSRDINGDFADINAGSVNNSGLELEWSGLLPNHFNYYTSYTYTKAEQQDDLTVYNAGKAILLPTSGKQFANVPKNMLAANIGYDDGRFYGTFGGKYTSKLYGDLTNDEAISGRTVFNAGAGIYLPVDKKVVKDATLRLNVDNLFDKKYLDGVYTTKTNAASYSGFRDGDPAYIVGLERTVTVSLEANF
- a CDS encoding energy transducer TonB family protein, translating into MYVLFRARQLLGSVPALIALVLIALGIQSQTLKVEPVYDESAVELALVEPEPEVIPEPVVEQEPPPPVIEDEEAEPAPPPPPPKPLPKPKPEPKPKPVPKPVIAKPTPTPTPPPVAAKPAPAPVAQAAPTPAPPAPPKVDGQALEGGYLKGLRNELDTYKQYPTGRQASLERPTGEVVVWLLVDRQGRVLDSGLQTQASSMLLNRAATNSLRRIKQVKPFPEQAFGGRNEQRFTATFNYSVQ
- a CDS encoding ExbD/TolR family protein — encoded protein: MRTWDEPKKRKAHIELIPMIDVMMFLLVFFVLVSLNVIPALGMKTQLPSASSSQQLKPQNKFILTLGLEGQLQLDGKDLTVDALVPALKAAQKPDTKSTIIVNSDKGVEVSRLVEVMDTLRLGGFTSVSIATRKS
- a CDS encoding GNAT family N-acetyltransferase, whose translation is MSRELPQISTPRLLMRALENHQAETLCTLANGPKIADNTASIPSPYTLEVAQDFIAGMPEKFRSAHLLSLGMHRRDSGELIGIVSLRIKPDHLYGHLGGWVAADARNQGYAAEAARALMDYGFAELGLHRVGSQCFSRNKESARVMEKIGLQYEGCLRGAFFKNGVHEDMLVFATLREDWEFRL